In Paenibacillus sp. FSL R7-0345, a single window of DNA contains:
- the treR gene encoding trehalose operon repressor, which translates to MRENIYLQIYNEYSSRIHSGQLLPGAKLPSESELAESYGTSRETVRKALNLLFQEGYIHKIKGRGSFVLDMTRMDFPVTGLISFKEMSDTLGVPSRTLVEETLQEPAGPMLARQLQIPQEVPVWKVTRAREIEGERIILDKDYFRADIVPFLSREIAAGSIYEYLEGELGLKISYAKKLISVEPTTEEDHRLLDLKKYTHIVVVRNYVYLENTVLFQYTESRHRLDKFQFVEFARRVRR; encoded by the coding sequence TTGAGAGAAAATATCTATCTGCAAATCTATAATGAATACAGCAGCCGGATTCATTCCGGCCAGCTGCTGCCCGGAGCCAAGCTGCCGTCCGAGAGTGAGCTTGCTGAAAGCTACGGCACCTCACGGGAGACGGTGCGCAAAGCGCTTAATCTGCTGTTCCAGGAAGGATACATTCACAAAATCAAGGGCCGCGGCTCGTTTGTGCTGGATATGACCCGGATGGATTTTCCGGTGACCGGCCTGATTTCCTTTAAAGAGATGTCTGACACACTGGGCGTCCCGTCGCGGACACTGGTTGAAGAGACTCTGCAGGAGCCCGCCGGCCCCATGCTGGCCAGACAGCTGCAGATTCCGCAGGAGGTCCCGGTCTGGAAAGTAACCCGGGCCAGAGAGATTGAAGGGGAACGGATCATTCTGGACAAGGATTATTTCCGCGCGGATATTGTGCCGTTTCTGAGCAGGGAAATAGCCGCAGGCTCGATCTATGAATATCTGGAAGGGGAGCTCGGGCTGAAGATCAGCTATGCCAAAAAGCTGATCTCCGTGGAACCTACTACAGAAGAGGACCACCGGCTGCTTGATCTGAAGAAATACACGCATATCGTGGTCGTGCGGAACTATGTATACCTGGAGAACACCGTGCTGTTCCAATATACAGAGTCCAGGCACCGGCTGGACAAATTCCAGTTCGTGGAGTTTGCCAGACGGGTGCGGCGGTAA
- the treP gene encoding PTS system trehalose-specific EIIBC component, protein MAIDRKNVEDIVRAVGGKENIEVATHCVTRLRFSLYDESKVDKEALDRNDLVKGQFSTQGQFQIVIGPGTVDTVYDEMIKITGGSRASKDEVKSAAARKQNPLQRAIKTLADIFIPILPAIVTAGLLLGINNILTGPGIFFDEESLVQVYPAWSDIASIINTIASTAFTFLPALIGWAAVTRFGGSPLLGIVLGLILVHPDLLSAYGYANASLEGTVPTWNLFGWHIEKIGYQGQVLPVLVSAYILAVIEKFLNKRVHDSIKLLVVAPVALLITGFLAFTIIGPLTFAIGNAITDGLVYIFDHFALLGGLIYGGLYSALVITGMHHTFLAVDVQLIGSEGGTFLWPMLALSNIAQGAAALAMFFIVREQKTKGLAATASVSAFLGVTEPAIFGVNIRYRYPFFFGLIGSGLAGMLLTLNDVRASSIGVGGIPGFLSIFPNQWGVFFIGMAIVLILPFAATMLYGRIAVQRAKKNEQSEAVQTGAVSGASELSSRSSVQASQEPVNILELAAPLSGTAVPLEQVPDPAFAEKQMGDGIAIEPTDGKVYAPFDATVAHVIKSKHALILEHASGVQVLIHVGINTVALKGSGFNSLKNIGDKVRAGELLLEFDMDAIRAAGYPLITPIIIPAGQDMVERIEEKTGPATAKQTGILTIHLKG, encoded by the coding sequence ATGGCTATAGACCGCAAAAATGTAGAGGATATCGTCCGGGCCGTCGGGGGCAAGGAGAATATCGAGGTTGCCACACACTGTGTAACCCGGCTGAGATTCTCGCTCTATGACGAGAGCAAGGTGGACAAGGAAGCGCTTGACCGCAATGACCTGGTCAAAGGGCAGTTCTCGACCCAGGGGCAGTTCCAGATCGTAATCGGACCGGGAACGGTCGATACCGTCTACGATGAAATGATCAAGATCACCGGCGGGTCGCGCGCCTCCAAGGATGAGGTGAAATCGGCGGCCGCCCGTAAGCAGAACCCGCTGCAGCGGGCGATCAAGACCTTGGCCGACATTTTTATTCCGATTCTACCGGCTATCGTTACCGCGGGTCTGCTGCTCGGGATTAATAATATCCTGACCGGACCGGGCATCTTCTTTGACGAAGAGTCGCTGGTTCAGGTCTATCCGGCCTGGAGCGACATCGCTTCCATTATCAATACCATTGCCAGCACGGCGTTTACGTTTCTGCCGGCACTGATCGGCTGGGCCGCAGTTACGCGCTTCGGGGGCAGTCCGCTGCTCGGGATTGTACTGGGACTCATCCTCGTACATCCGGATTTGCTGAGTGCCTACGGCTATGCCAACGCTTCGCTGGAAGGCACTGTGCCGACCTGGAATTTGTTCGGCTGGCATATCGAGAAGATCGGGTATCAGGGGCAGGTGCTGCCGGTGCTCGTCTCGGCTTATATTCTGGCCGTCATTGAAAAATTCCTGAATAAGCGTGTTCATGATTCGATTAAACTGCTGGTCGTTGCGCCGGTAGCACTCTTAATTACAGGTTTCCTGGCGTTCACTATCATCGGACCGCTTACGTTTGCCATCGGTAACGCGATTACGGACGGTCTGGTTTACATCTTCGACCACTTTGCACTGCTCGGAGGCCTGATCTACGGCGGATTGTATTCCGCTCTGGTCATCACCGGGATGCATCATACATTCCTGGCCGTCGATGTGCAGCTGATCGGCAGTGAGGGCGGCACTTTCCTCTGGCCGATGCTCGCGCTGTCCAACATTGCCCAGGGGGCTGCGGCTCTCGCGATGTTCTTCATCGTCCGGGAGCAGAAGACCAAAGGGCTTGCCGCAACCGCCTCTGTCTCGGCCTTCCTCGGGGTTACGGAGCCGGCGATCTTCGGGGTTAACATCCGCTACCGTTATCCGTTTTTCTTCGGGCTGATCGGTTCCGGTCTGGCCGGTATGCTGCTGACCCTGAATGATGTGCGTGCCTCGTCCATCGGGGTAGGCGGGATTCCCGGCTTCCTGTCAATTTTCCCGAACCAGTGGGGTGTGTTCTTCATCGGGATGGCGATTGTACTGATCCTGCCGTTTGCCGCTACTATGCTGTATGGCCGTATAGCTGTCCAGCGCGCTAAAAAGAATGAGCAGTCTGAAGCTGTCCAGACTGGTGCGGTAAGCGGAGCAAGTGAGCTCAGCAGCCGCAGCTCTGTCCAGGCGTCGCAGGAGCCGGTGAACATCCTGGAGCTGGCCGCACCGCTGAGCGGAACAGCAGTACCGCTGGAACAGGTTCCTGATCCTGCCTTTGCCGAGAAGCAAATGGGTGACGGGATCGCTATTGAGCCGACTGACGGGAAGGTTTATGCACCGTTTGATGCCACAGTGGCCCATGTGATCAAGAGCAAGCATGCGCTGATTCTTGAACATGCCAGCGGTGTTCAGGTGCTCATCCATGTCGGGATTAATACCGTAGCGCTCAAAGGCAGCGGATTTAACTCGCTCAAAAATATCGGCGACAAGGTCCGGGCAGGCGAGCTGCTGCTGGAGTTCGATATGGATGCAATCCGCGCCGCGGGTTATCCGCTGATTACGCCGATCATTATTCCTGCCGGGCAGGATATGGTGGAGCGGATTGAGGAGAAGACCGGACCGGCAACGGCCAAGCAGACCGGTATCCTGACTATTCATCTTAAAGGTTAA
- the treC gene encoding alpha,alpha-phosphotrehalase — MTQTRYSEWWRRSTVYQVYPKSFKDTTGNGTGDIKGLTEKLDYLQELGIDIVWLQPVYVSPQYDNGYDVADYEAINPDFGTMEDFDELVQELHRRGMKLMTDIVVNHTSVEHEWFKQASSGKDNPYRDYYIWKDPGPDGGLPNNWQSKFGGPAWQFDEASGQYFLTLYDKTQADLNWENEKVRRAVNNMMLFWAKKGVDGFRMDVINVISKDQRFPDDDGSVPPGDGRKFYTDGPRVHEFIKAMYDEVFGPYEMVTVGEMSSTTLEHCIRYSSPEEREFSMTFNFHHLKVDYPNGQKWELMPYDFEAMKRLFTQWQTGMQQGGGWNALFFNNHDQPRAISRFADDKAYRVESAKLLATTLHGMQGTPYVYQGEEIGMPNPIWKGIEEFRDIESLNMYRILQEQGKKPGTALSILQERSRDNSRTPMQWDDSHNAGFTTGTPWIKVDERYPDINVRKELADPDSILHHYRKLIALRKEHDVFVLGNFIRLDEAHPEVFAYARQAEGETLVVVSNFSRKEVTFRFGDKQWGELGCVTGQQLLIGNTSEAPALAQDLPLSPYASYMWLIR; from the coding sequence TTGACACAGACCCGGTATTCGGAATGGTGGCGCCGGTCCACGGTATATCAGGTATACCCTAAAAGTTTTAAAGATACGACAGGCAACGGAACAGGAGATATTAAAGGGCTTACAGAGAAGCTGGATTACCTGCAGGAGCTTGGCATTGATATTGTCTGGCTGCAGCCGGTGTATGTCTCGCCGCAGTATGATAACGGTTACGACGTGGCCGATTATGAGGCGATCAACCCGGATTTCGGCACGATGGAGGACTTCGACGAGCTTGTGCAGGAGCTGCACCGGCGCGGTATGAAGCTGATGACCGATATTGTGGTCAATCATACCTCGGTTGAACATGAATGGTTCAAGCAGGCATCTTCAGGCAAGGACAACCCGTACCGCGACTATTATATCTGGAAGGACCCGGGACCGGATGGCGGGCTGCCGAACAACTGGCAGTCAAAGTTTGGCGGGCCGGCCTGGCAGTTCGACGAGGCGTCGGGACAGTATTTTCTTACCCTGTATGACAAAACTCAAGCAGATCTCAACTGGGAGAACGAAAAGGTACGCCGGGCAGTGAATAATATGATGCTATTCTGGGCGAAAAAGGGCGTTGACGGCTTCCGGATGGATGTCATTAACGTGATTTCCAAGGACCAGCGCTTCCCTGATGATGACGGCAGCGTGCCGCCGGGAGACGGACGCAAGTTCTACACCGACGGACCGCGGGTTCATGAATTCATCAAGGCGATGTACGATGAGGTGTTCGGGCCTTATGAGATGGTTACGGTTGGTGAGATGTCCTCGACGACGCTTGAGCATTGCATCCGGTATTCGAGTCCTGAGGAGCGGGAGTTCTCCATGACGTTCAATTTCCATCATCTGAAGGTGGATTATCCGAACGGGCAGAAGTGGGAGCTGATGCCGTATGATTTTGAGGCGATGAAACGGCTGTTCACGCAGTGGCAGACCGGAATGCAGCAGGGCGGAGGCTGGAACGCCTTGTTCTTCAACAATCATGATCAGCCGCGGGCCATTTCCAGATTCGCCGACGATAAGGCCTACCGTGTGGAAAGCGCGAAGCTGCTGGCGACAACGCTGCATGGCATGCAGGGTACCCCTTATGTCTACCAGGGCGAAGAAATCGGCATGCCGAACCCGATCTGGAAGGGGATTGAGGAATTCCGCGATATTGAGTCGCTGAACATGTACCGGATTTTGCAGGAGCAGGGTAAAAAGCCGGGGACCGCGCTCAGCATCCTTCAGGAGCGTTCACGTGACAATTCCCGGACACCGATGCAGTGGGATGACAGCCATAATGCCGGCTTCACTACAGGGACCCCGTGGATTAAGGTCGATGAGCGGTATCCCGATATCAATGTGCGCAAAGAGCTGGCCGATCCCGATTCCATCCTGCATCATTACCGCAAACTGATTGCCCTGCGCAAGGAGCATGATGTGTTTGTTCTGGGGAACTTCATAAGACTGGATGAGGCTCATCCTGAGGTGTTCGCTTATGCCAGACAGGCAGAGGGAGAGACACTGGTGGTCGTTTCGAATTTCAGCAGAAAAGAAGTCACCTTCCGCTTCGGAGACAAGCAATGGGGAGAGCTGGGCTGTGTAACCGGACAGCAGCTGCTGATCGGCAATACGTCAGAAGCTCCGGCCTTGGCACAGGACCTTCCGCTTAGTCCATATGCATCCTACATGTGGCTGATCCGCTAA